A DNA window from Microcystis aeruginosa NIES-843 contains the following coding sequences:
- a CDS encoding 1,2-dihydroxy-3-keto-5-methylthiopentene dioxygenase translates to MAILRLENGTTYTQLADISLELAKLNVTLNYWPIENEATRQLLKQASLTDEEKEIVLTSLDGYFEQLKQEAGYQARDLIVLHPEIANLDTLLAKFERCHTHADDEVRYIIDGEGVFGFVFADGSQGELTIQPQEYINVPAHSEHWFHLTASKRVKAVRYFTSTAGWVPEYTETVIRFPSLTAV, encoded by the coding sequence ATGGCGATACTACGCTTAGAGAATGGGACAACCTATACCCAGTTAGCCGATATTAGTCTGGAATTAGCCAAATTAAATGTTACTTTAAACTATTGGCCGATCGAAAACGAAGCCACTCGTCAGCTACTTAAACAAGCTTCTCTGACTGACGAAGAAAAAGAAATAGTTTTAACCAGCTTAGACGGTTATTTTGAGCAACTAAAGCAAGAAGCGGGTTATCAAGCTAGAGATTTAATCGTTTTACACCCTGAAATTGCCAATCTCGACACTTTACTGGCAAAATTCGAGCGCTGTCACACCCACGCCGACGATGAGGTGCGTTATATCATTGATGGGGAGGGGGTTTTTGGCTTTGTCTTTGCCGATGGTTCTCAGGGGGAATTAACTATTCAACCTCAAGAATATATCAATGTTCCCGCCCATAGCGAACACTGGTTTCACCTCACTGCCAGTAAACGAGTTAAAGCAGTACGTTACTTCACCAGTACCGCCGGATGGGTTCCCGAATATACGGAAACTGTCATTCGTTTTCCTAGTTTAACAGCCGTGTAG
- the petG gene encoding cytochrome b6-f complex subunit V, with product MIEPLVLGIVLGLIPITLAGLFVAAYLQYKRGNQFGLD from the coding sequence GTGATTGAACCTTTAGTGCTAGGGATTGTCCTAGGCTTAATTCCCATTACCCTAGCGGGTTTGTTCGTTGCCGCCTACTTACAGTACAAACGGGGCAATCAATTCGGCTTAGACTAA
- the trmB gene encoding tRNA (guanosine(46)-N7)-methyltransferase TrmB, whose protein sequence is MAKVRVRQHVNPLSHKYRHPIAPPDWNQVYQDMTQPLHLDIGCARGKFLLQMAQVEPEINFLGIEIRQPLVIEANQERERLGLSNLAFVFGNMNVAPEILLQSLPADKLFWVSIQFPDPWFKQRHSKRRVVQPELVIALAKYMVAGGWVFLQSDVESIALEMTERFQAHPHFVRQHQTPWLEENIFPVPTEREKSTYNKGQPVYRSLFRVR, encoded by the coding sequence TTGGCTAAAGTTCGCGTTCGTCAGCACGTCAATCCCTTAAGTCATAAATATCGCCATCCGATCGCTCCCCCCGATTGGAATCAAGTTTATCAGGATATGACGCAACCTCTCCATCTTGACATTGGTTGTGCGCGGGGTAAATTTTTGTTACAAATGGCCCAAGTAGAGCCAGAAATTAATTTTTTGGGGATTGAAATTCGTCAACCTTTGGTAATTGAAGCCAATCAGGAACGGGAAAGGTTAGGATTAAGTAATCTCGCTTTTGTTTTTGGCAATATGAATGTTGCCCCAGAAATTTTACTGCAATCTTTGCCCGCAGATAAGTTATTTTGGGTGTCGATTCAATTTCCAGATCCTTGGTTTAAACAGCGTCACAGTAAGCGTCGGGTTGTGCAGCCAGAATTAGTAATAGCTTTGGCTAAGTATATGGTAGCTGGGGGCTGGGTTTTTTTACAGTCGGATGTGGAATCGATCGCCCTGGAAATGACCGAGAGATTTCAAGCACATCCCCATTTTGTTCGGCAACATCAAACCCCCTGGTTAGAGGAAAATATTTTCCCCGTACCGACGGAAAGGGAAAAGTCCACTTATAATAAGGGTCAACCGGTTTATCGCTCGCTTTTTCGAGTTCGGTAG
- a CDS encoding metallophosphoesterase family protein encodes MNFRFAILSDPHIALPTTILNHSNRFHLVEVSIPALKIVLDHLITLNLDFLLIAGDLTQDGEPENHRWLADCLATLPFPVYVVPGNHDVLSLTATENQIGLGDFPFYYQQFGYSNPEQIYYQKEILPGVQLIGLNSNQFDDQGKQIGSLDAEQLHWLKQILPALKNDLVMVMIHHNVIEHLPGQSNHELGKRYMLANAVELLDILQENGVKLLITGHLHVQDLAFTRGIYEITTGSLVSYPHPYRVLEYCENTVELAIESFHLQNIPGWENLPAISRQWLGDRSYPFMMRLLTCHPLNLPVSLAEELAPKLRNFWADVAKGDTIFDFSDFPPLARRYFYAFSAIDPLGNPHFIDNQAVIRVC; translated from the coding sequence ATGAATTTCCGTTTCGCCATTCTCAGCGATCCTCATATCGCTTTACCCACAACCATTTTGAACCATTCTAATCGCTTTCATCTGGTGGAAGTGAGTATTCCCGCTTTAAAAATTGTTTTAGACCATCTCATCACCCTTAACCTCGATTTTCTGCTGATTGCTGGCGATTTAACCCAAGATGGTGAACCAGAAAATCACCGTTGGTTAGCCGATTGTTTAGCCACTTTACCCTTCCCCGTCTATGTGGTGCCGGGTAATCATGATGTTTTGAGTTTAACCGCGACGGAAAACCAGATCGGTTTAGGAGATTTTCCCTTTTATTATCAACAATTTGGTTACAGCAATCCCGAACAAATATACTACCAAAAAGAAATTTTACCTGGAGTGCAATTAATCGGTCTTAATTCTAATCAATTCGATGATCAAGGTAAACAAATTGGCAGTTTAGATGCAGAACAATTGCATTGGTTAAAACAGATTTTACCCGCGCTAAAAAACGATCTAGTGATGGTGATGATCCATCATAACGTTATCGAGCATTTACCCGGACAAAGCAATCATGAATTAGGTAAACGCTATATGTTGGCTAATGCGGTAGAACTGCTCGATATACTACAGGAAAACGGCGTAAAATTGTTGATTACTGGCCATCTCCACGTGCAGGATCTGGCTTTTACTAGAGGTATCTATGAAATTACCACCGGTTCCCTCGTCAGTTATCCCCATCCCTACCGGGTGCTAGAATATTGCGAAAACACGGTTGAATTAGCCATAGAATCCTTTCATCTGCAAAATATACCCGGATGGGAGAATTTACCCGCTATTTCTCGGCAATGGTTAGGCGATCGCTCTTATCCTTTTATGATGCGTTTATTAACCTGCCATCCCCTCAATCTTCCCGTGAGTCTAGCGGAGGAATTAGCCCCGAAATTACGAAATTTTTGGGCAGATGTGGCCAAAGGTGACACAATCTTCGATTTTAGCGATTTTCCGCCCCTAGCACGCCGTTATTTTTACGCTTTCAGTGCCATCGATCCCCTCGGTAATCCTCATTTTATCGACAATCAAGCCGTAATTAGGGTTTGCTGA
- the dacB gene encoding D-alanyl-D-alanine carboxypeptidase/D-alanyl-D-alanine endopeptidase: protein MLTRRSKLSFLLGTCSLFLWVNHPVTLATPISQDNSPPSEFICPADLATRIDRILARPDYQGAYWGILVKSLNSQENLYSLHENNFFTPASTAKLLTTAAAFSKFNRDYRLKTPILAQGNPPDLETLTLVGRGDATITTEKLEKFAEKLKAQGINSIYRLLVVASPFVVSDSQKTWEWEDVFFDYAVPASSLVLNENSVTLKLLPRQLGQSLDLQWSDPIAAKQWLIENQTSTAAQGSPNTLAIKGNLANNRLIITGSLAIDSQDDFNLAIPQPSEYFLARWRNILEKAGITVKNAEISSQILGHEITNLESEPLAYLVEKVNKNSDNLLAETLLQMLGGVSGLQETLTKLGIDSDSYKIGDGSGLSRQNLIKPKTLGQILQLMAENPDYRRSLAIGGVDGTLTNRFRQTPLEGRLQAKTGTLTGVIALAGYLATADNQPLIFSITVNNSDQPATTLRNGIDEVILLLGQLKRC, encoded by the coding sequence ATGCTAACACGCCGCTCGAAATTATCTTTTCTCTTGGGGACTTGTTCCCTATTTCTCTGGGTAAACCATCCCGTCACCCTCGCAACCCCCATCAGTCAAGACAATTCCCCCCCTTCCGAGTTTATCTGTCCAGCAGACTTAGCCACAAGGATCGATCGCATTTTGGCCCGACCCGATTATCAAGGCGCTTATTGGGGAATTTTAGTAAAATCCCTTAATTCTCAGGAAAATCTCTATAGTCTCCACGAAAATAACTTTTTTACTCCCGCTTCTACTGCGAAATTATTAACCACTGCCGCCGCTTTCAGCAAATTTAACCGCGATTATCGTCTGAAAACCCCCATTTTAGCCCAGGGCAACCCCCCCGATTTAGAAACTTTAACCTTAGTCGGGAGGGGAGATGCAACCATAACCACAGAAAAGTTAGAAAAATTCGCAGAAAAGTTAAAAGCACAGGGAATTAACTCAATTTATCGCTTACTTGTCGTTGCTAGTCCTTTTGTCGTCTCCGATAGTCAAAAAACCTGGGAATGGGAAGATGTCTTTTTTGACTATGCTGTACCCGCTTCTAGCTTGGTTTTAAACGAAAATTCCGTCACTTTAAAGCTTTTACCGCGACAATTGGGGCAAAGCTTAGATTTACAATGGTCTGATCCCATTGCCGCTAAACAATGGCTAATTGAGAATCAAACCAGCACCGCAGCGCAAGGAAGCCCGAATACTCTGGCAATTAAGGGCAATTTAGCCAATAATCGCCTGATTATCACTGGTTCTCTGGCTATTGATAGTCAAGATGATTTTAATTTAGCTATTCCCCAACCCTCGGAATATTTCCTAGCTCGCTGGCGTAATATCCTTGAAAAAGCGGGAATTACCGTTAAAAACGCAGAAATTAGTTCACAGATTCTCGGCCATGAGATCACCAATTTAGAATCAGAACCCCTAGCATATTTGGTGGAAAAAGTCAATAAAAATAGCGATAATTTACTAGCCGAAACCCTACTACAAATGCTCGGCGGTGTCTCGGGATTGCAAGAAACTTTAACAAAACTGGGAATTGACAGCGATAGTTATAAAATCGGCGACGGTTCGGGGCTATCACGACAAAACCTAATTAAACCCAAGACTTTAGGTCAAATTTTACAACTAATGGCAGAAAATCCTGATTATCGGCGTTCTTTAGCCATTGGCGGCGTTGATGGCACTTTAACCAATAGATTCCGCCAGACTCCCCTAGAAGGACGATTACAGGCAAAAACCGGGACTTTAACCGGAGTTATCGCCCTCGCGGGTTATCTAGCAACCGCCGACAATCAACCCCTAATCTTTAGCATAACCGTCAATAACAGCGATCAACCCGCCACCACCCTCAGAAACGGCATCGATGAGGTGATTTTGCTCCTAGGACAGTTAAAACGCTGTTAA
- the glgA gene encoding glycogen synthase GlgA produces MYIVQIASECAPVIKAGGLGDVVYGLSRELEIRGHCVELILPMYDCMRYDQIWGLHEAYRDLWVPWYGGAIHCNVFCGWVHGRLCFFIQPNSGDNFFNRGTYYGCKDDNMRFAFFCKAALEFLLRSNKRPDIIHCHDWQTGLIPPLLFEIYKYHGMGNQRVLYTIHNFKHQGFAGAEILWATGLNNDTYYFSYARMRDNFNPFVINFMKGGIVFSNYFNTVSPHHAWEAHHTDVSYGLGHTIHLHQHKFTGILNGLDYNIWNPEVDKFIAAPYGVDSFSEKARNKKALRERLWLRDEAEKPLICYVGRLDDQKGVHLVHHAMYYALARGAQFVLLGSATESLINNWFWHEKNHLNNNPDVHIELGFNEELSHLIYAGADMIVVPSNFEPCGLTQVISLKYGTVPIVRGVGGLVNTVFDRDYDTYHKPEERNGFVFFDPDNNALESAMSRALELWYTQPEEFKKLAIQGMECDYSWNRPGEEYVALYEMIRHK; encoded by the coding sequence ATGTATATAGTTCAGATTGCCTCTGAGTGCGCCCCAGTGATTAAAGCTGGGGGATTGGGGGATGTGGTATATGGATTGAGTCGAGAATTAGAAATTCGCGGTCATTGCGTGGAGCTAATCCTACCCATGTATGATTGTATGCGCTACGACCAAATTTGGGGCTTACACGAGGCTTATCGGGACCTGTGGGTGCCTTGGTACGGTGGGGCAATTCACTGTAATGTTTTTTGTGGTTGGGTACACGGGCGCTTGTGTTTCTTTATTCAACCCAATTCGGGCGATAATTTCTTTAATCGCGGTACTTACTACGGTTGCAAAGACGATAATATGCGTTTTGCCTTCTTCTGCAAAGCCGCTTTAGAATTTTTGCTCAGAAGTAATAAACGTCCCGATATAATTCATTGTCACGACTGGCAAACCGGTTTAATTCCGCCCTTACTTTTTGAAATTTATAAATATCATGGTATGGGCAATCAGCGCGTTCTCTACACCATCCATAACTTTAAACATCAAGGATTTGCTGGTGCGGAAATTCTCTGGGCAACAGGATTAAATAACGATACTTACTACTTTAGCTATGCCCGAATGCGCGATAACTTCAATCCTTTTGTGATTAATTTTATGAAAGGTGGTATCGTCTTTTCCAACTATTTCAACACCGTCTCACCCCACCATGCTTGGGAAGCACACCACACCGATGTTAGTTACGGTTTAGGTCATACAATTCACCTGCATCAACACAAATTTACTGGCATTCTCAACGGTTTAGATTACAATATCTGGAACCCAGAGGTGGATAAATTTATTGCTGCACCCTACGGTGTTGATAGCTTCTCCGAGAAGGCCCGCAATAAGAAGGCACTGCGAGAAAGACTCTGGTTAAGAGATGAAGCAGAAAAACCCTTAATTTGTTATGTCGGTCGTTTAGATGACCAAAAAGGCGTACATTTAGTTCACCATGCCATGTATTATGCCTTAGCTCGCGGGGCGCAATTTGTCCTCTTAGGTTCCGCCACCGAATCGTTAATTAATAACTGGTTCTGGCATGAGAAAAATCACCTAAATAATAACCCTGATGTCCATATTGAATTGGGCTTTAATGAGGAATTATCTCACCTCATTTATGCGGGGGCCGATATGATTGTGGTTCCCAGTAATTTTGAACCCTGCGGACTGACACAAGTAATCAGCTTAAAATACGGAACCGTTCCCATCGTCCGGGGAGTTGGTGGTTTGGTTAATACGGTTTTTGATCGCGATTATGATACCTATCACAAACCCGAAGAACGCAATGGTTTTGTCTTTTTTGATCCCGATAATAATGCCCTCGAATCAGCCATGTCCCGGGCATTAGAATTGTGGTACACTCAACCGGAAGAATTCAAAAAATTAGCGATTCAAGGCATGGAATGCGATTACTCTTGGAATCGCCCCGGGGAAGAATACGTTGCCCTGTATGAAATGATTCGCCACAAATAA
- a CDS encoding tetratricopeptide repeat protein, whose protein sequence is MGYSIEVDGTNFDSEVIEKSYLNTVILDFYALWCGPCKLVKPMLEKLASEYNFILAKIDIDKNPDLAEQYDVEGVPDVRIVSKGEVLPCFVGALPEEQIRDLFSRLDLKSELETGLAEIQEAIALDNLPAAKQLFDRLFPKYPNEPRLVIMAVKFLMRLEKWSDAYRLISAIKEENPLIKGWKTLLEFQQLKPENNPLDAIFFTGINSALKEDYAAALDKLISLVGESRKYRQDGARKAMLAIFQILGVSHPLTQEYQAKLTFLLY, encoded by the coding sequence ATGGGATATTCTATTGAGGTAGATGGGACAAATTTTGACAGTGAAGTGATCGAGAAATCCTATCTAAATACGGTGATTTTAGACTTTTATGCTCTGTGGTGTGGACCCTGTAAATTGGTAAAACCGATGCTAGAAAAACTGGCAAGCGAATATAATTTTATCCTGGCCAAAATAGATATAGATAAAAATCCCGACTTAGCCGAACAATACGATGTGGAAGGAGTTCCCGATGTGCGAATTGTCAGCAAGGGAGAAGTGTTACCCTGTTTTGTTGGTGCTTTGCCAGAAGAACAAATTAGAGACTTATTTTCCCGTCTCGATTTAAAATCGGAATTAGAAACAGGATTAGCAGAAATACAAGAAGCGATTGCCCTCGATAATTTGCCCGCAGCTAAACAATTATTTGATCGTCTTTTTCCTAAATATCCCAACGAACCACGATTAGTTATTATGGCGGTAAAATTTCTCATGCGTCTAGAAAAATGGTCTGATGCTTACCGATTAATCAGTGCTATTAAAGAAGAAAATCCCCTGATCAAAGGTTGGAAAACTCTCCTAGAATTTCAACAGTTAAAACCAGAAAATAATCCCCTCGATGCGATATTTTTTACTGGGATTAATTCCGCATTAAAAGAAGATTATGCCGCCGCTTTAGATAAACTGATCAGCCTGGTGGGAGAAAGTAGAAAATATCGTCAGGATGGGGCAAGAAAAGCCATGTTAGCCATATTTCAGATTTTAGGAGTTAGTCATCCCCTCACCCAAGAATACCAAGCAAAGTTAACATTTCTGCTCTACTAG